From a region of the Alphaproteobacteria bacterium genome:
- a CDS encoding aspartate carbamoyltransferase catalytic subunit, protein MNTSAFPHRHLLGIQGLTSEEISYLLDLSDSYVDQNRKPGRKLDVLRGRTIINLFFENSTRTRTSFELAAKRLGADVINMQVANSSVAKGETLIDTAMTLNAMHADVLVVRHPDSGAVKLLSDKVNCAVVNGGDGTHEHPTQALLDALTIRRRKGRLSGLLVAICGDVLHSRVARSNIYLLNAMGARVRLVAPKTLLPVKADRLGAEISHDMAAGLKDVDIVMMLRVQNERMQGSYIPSIREYFHFFGLDYDKLKEAKPDALIMHPGPMNRGVEIDSEVADDFERSVIREQVEMGVAVRMACLETLTRNLDQARPNHG, encoded by the coding sequence ATGAACACATCCGCTTTTCCGCACCGACATCTCCTCGGCATCCAAGGGCTGACTTCCGAGGAGATATCCTATTTGCTCGATCTTTCCGACAGCTATGTCGATCAGAACCGCAAGCCCGGCCGCAAGCTCGACGTGCTGCGCGGTCGCACCATCATCAATCTGTTCTTCGAGAATTCGACGCGCACCCGCACCAGCTTCGAACTGGCGGCCAAGCGATTGGGCGCCGACGTCATCAACATGCAAGTCGCCAACAGTTCGGTCGCCAAGGGCGAGACGCTGATCGACACCGCCATGACGCTGAACGCCATGCATGCCGATGTGCTGGTGGTGCGCCATCCCGATTCGGGCGCGGTCAAGCTGTTGTCCGACAAGGTCAATTGCGCGGTGGTCAATGGCGGCGACGGCACCCACGAACATCCCACCCAAGCGCTGTTGGATGCGCTGACCATCAGGCGTCGCAAGGGCAGGCTTTCCGGCCTGCTGGTCGCCATCTGCGGCGACGTTTTGCATTCCAGGGTGGCGCGCTCGAACATCTATTTGCTGAACGCCATGGGGGCCAGGGTGCGCCTCGTCGCCCCCAAGACGCTTCTGCCGGTGAAAGCCGACCGGCTGGGCGCCGAGATTTCTCACGACATGGCGGCGGGCCTTAAGGATGTGGACATCGTGATGATGCTGCGCGTGCAGAACGAGCGCATGCAGGGCAGCTATATCCCCTCGATCCGCGAATATTTCCACTTCTTCGGCCTTGACTACGACAAGCTGAAGGAAGCCAAGCCCGACGCGCTGATCATGCATCCCGGCCCAATGAACCGCGGCGTCGAGATCGACAGCGAGGTGGCCGACGATTTCGAGCGCAGCGTCATCCGCGAACAGGTGGAAATGGGCGTCGCCGTGCGCATGGCCTGCCTGGAAACGCTGACCCGCAATCTGGATCAGGCGAGGCCCAATCATGGTTAA
- a CDS encoding ABC transporter ATP-binding protein: MSDLPDLAVDISGLTKTYGGQNGRPAKLALDGVTLSIPRGSFFGLLGPNGAGKSTLINILAGLVNKSLGTARVWGHDIDDDVRLARLSIGVVPQELNLDPFFTPFEMLEVQAGLYGVPKAKRRTLEILAAMGLADKAHSYARTLSGGMRRRLLVAKALVHSPPVLVLDEPTAGVDIELRRNLWDYVRQLNAAGTTILLTTHYLEEAEELCDRIAIIDQGHLIACEEKPALMQRLDTKGLTLTLAQPITEIPETLAPFAPEIKEGGKLFIRYRPSATGVGRILEAVRESGLVLVDLTTHEADLEDVFLALTRAARAEHGAP; encoded by the coding sequence ATGAGCGACTTACCCGATTTGGCCGTCGATATTTCCGGCCTGACCAAAACCTATGGCGGACAGAATGGGCGTCCGGCCAAACTGGCCCTGGATGGCGTGACGCTGTCCATTCCCAGAGGCTCGTTCTTCGGACTGCTGGGACCCAACGGGGCGGGCAAATCGACCCTGATCAACATCCTGGCCGGGCTGGTCAACAAAAGCCTGGGCACTGCCAGGGTGTGGGGCCACGACATTGACGACGATGTGCGCTTGGCAAGGCTGTCGATCGGCGTGGTGCCGCAGGAACTGAACCTGGACCCTTTCTTCACCCCCTTCGAAATGCTGGAAGTGCAGGCTGGCCTTTACGGCGTGCCCAAGGCCAAGCGGCGAACCCTGGAAATCCTGGCCGCCATGGGGCTGGCCGACAAGGCGCATTCCTACGCCCGCACCCTTTCAGGCGGCATGCGGCGCAGGCTTCTGGTCGCCAAGGCCCTGGTGCATAGCCCGCCGGTGCTGGTGCTCGACGAGCCGACAGCGGGGGTCGATATCGAGCTGCGCCGCAATCTGTGGGATTATGTCCGCCAGTTGAACGCGGCGGGCACCACCATCTTGCTGACCACCCATTATTTGGAAGAGGCGGAAGAGCTGTGCGACCGCATCGCCATCATCGATCAGGGCCATCTGATCGCCTGCGAGGAAAAGCCCGCCCTGATGCAACGCCTGGACACCAAGGGTCTTACGCTCACCCTGGCGCAGCCGATCACGGAGATTCCAGAAACGCTGGCGCCCTTCGCGCCCGAGATCAAGGAAGGCGGCAAACTGTTTATCCGCTACCGGCCCAGCGCCACTGGGGTCGGGCGCATCCTGGAAGCTGTGCGGGAATCAGGGCTGGTGTTGGTTGATCTGACCACCCACGAGGCAGACCTGGAAGACGTGTTCCTGGCGCTGACCCGAGCGGCGCGCGCGGAGCATGGCGCGCCGTGA
- a CDS encoding alpha/beta hydrolase, with the protein MTLLALLLGACTPRIESAGPATQVPSLSDGALIMADGAKLPLRRWFPEEPPFAVVLALHGFNDYSKAFEMPGAWLAARGVAVYAYDQRGFGQAPHPGLWAGASSMTGDLRLAAKLIKQRHPATPLFLLGDSMGGAVTLAALASDAPPACDAAILVAPALWGRDAMIWPQRAALWLAAHTLPFVTVSGRGLNRKPSDNIEMLRALGRDPLVIKQTRMDAIHGLTDLMDEALSSAPKQKGPLLLLYGGQEEIIPNEATKRFLDGLPRPEIQQTRFYPTHYHMLLRDLNPEDVYRDILDYIKRP; encoded by the coding sequence ATGACGCTGCTTGCTCTTCTTCTGGGCGCCTGCACGCCGCGGATCGAATCAGCCGGTCCAGCCACCCAGGTTCCCAGCCTGTCCGATGGCGCCTTGATCATGGCCGACGGCGCAAAACTGCCTCTGCGCCGCTGGTTCCCCGAAGAACCGCCCTTCGCCGTGGTGCTGGCCCTGCACGGCTTCAACGACTATTCCAAAGCCTTCGAGATGCCGGGGGCTTGGCTGGCGGCCAGGGGTGTCGCCGTCTATGCCTACGATCAGCGAGGTTTCGGCCAAGCGCCGCATCCCGGCCTGTGGGCAGGGGCAAGCAGCATGACCGGCGACTTGCGCCTGGCCGCCAAGCTGATCAAGCAGCGCCATCCCGCCACGCCTCTCTTTCTGCTGGGCGACAGCATGGGCGGCGCCGTGACCCTGGCCGCCCTGGCTTCTGACGCGCCGCCCGCATGCGATGCCGCCATATTGGTCGCCCCCGCCCTTTGGGGCCGCGACGCCATGATCTGGCCGCAGCGCGCCGCCTTGTGGCTGGCCGCCCATACGCTGCCTTTCGTCACCGTCTCGGGGCGCGGCTTGAACCGCAAGCCTTCTGACAATATCGAGATGCTCAGGGCGTTGGGCCGCGATCCTTTGGTCATCAAGCAGACGCGCATGGACGCCATTCATGGCCTGACCGACCTGATGGACGAGGCGCTGTCGAGTGCTCCGAAACAGAAAGGCCCGCTGTTGCTGCTGTATGGCGGCCAGGAAGAGATCATCCCCAACGAGGCGACAAAGCGTTTTCTAGACGGCTTGCCCAGACCCGAGATTCAGCAGACGCGTTTCTATCCCACGCATTATCACATGCTGCTGCGCGACCTGAATCCAGAAGACGTTTACCGGGATATTTTGGATTATATCAAGCGGCCTTAA
- a CDS encoding microcin C ABC transporter permease YejB, giving the protein MISYIIRRLALIPLTLFGIMLINFGFAQLAPGGPVDLMLAKIQGTGMSAEGRISGSAAGEMARPAQAPGGVNPSAAYRGAQGLDPSYVAEIERMFGFDKPPLERFGLMISNYLAFDFGKSFYRDESVVSLIASKLPVSISLGLWSTLIIYLVSIPLGIVKATRDGSRFDVATSWAMVIGYAVPGFLFAILLIVLFAGGRFLDWFPLRGLTSPDWADMSWPARILDYFWHIALPVTAMVIGGFAQLTMLTKNAFLEEITKQYVLTARAKGLSEQQVLYGHVFRNAMLLVIAGFPSALVSMLFTGSVLIEVIFSLDGIGLLGFEAVINRDYPVMFGTLFIFGLIGLLLNLVSDLTYHFVDPRIDFEAR; this is encoded by the coding sequence ATGATTTCCTACATCATTCGACGACTGGCCCTGATTCCGCTGACCTTGTTCGGCATCATGCTGATCAATTTCGGCTTTGCGCAGTTGGCCCCCGGCGGGCCGGTCGATCTGATGCTGGCCAAGATCCAAGGAACCGGCATGTCGGCCGAGGGGCGCATTTCGGGAAGTGCTGCGGGCGAGATGGCCAGGCCCGCCCAAGCGCCGGGCGGAGTCAATCCATCGGCGGCCTATCGCGGCGCCCAGGGGCTTGATCCCAGTTACGTGGCCGAGATCGAGCGCATGTTCGGTTTCGACAAGCCGCCTCTGGAGCGTTTCGGGCTGATGATCTCGAATTATCTGGCCTTCGACTTCGGCAAAAGTTTCTATCGCGACGAAAGCGTGGTGTCGCTGATCGCCTCGAAACTGCCGGTATCGATCAGCCTGGGCCTGTGGAGCACGCTGATCATCTATCTGGTGTCGATCCCGCTGGGCATCGTGAAGGCCACGCGCGACGGGTCCAGGTTCGACGTGGCGACCAGTTGGGCGATGGTGATCGGCTATGCGGTGCCGGGGTTCCTGTTCGCCATTCTGCTGATCGTGCTGTTCGCGGGCGGTCGCTTTCTAGATTGGTTCCCGCTGCGCGGCCTGACCTCGCCCGACTGGGCCGACATGTCCTGGCCTGCCCGCATCCTCGATTATTTCTGGCACATCGCATTGCCGGTGACGGCGATGGTGATCGGCGGTTTCGCGCAACTGACCATGCTGACCAAGAACGCTTTCCTGGAAGAAATCACCAAGCAATATGTGCTGACCGCCAGGGCCAAGGGCCTAAGCGAGCAGCAGGTGTTGTACGGCCATGTCTTTCGCAACGCCATGCTGCTGGTGATCGCGGGCTTCCCGTCGGCCCTGGTCAGCATGTTGTTTACCGGCTCGGTGCTGATCGAGGTGATCTTCTCTCTGGACGGCATCGGTCTGCTGGGTTTCGAGGCCGTCATCAACCGCGACTATCCGGTGATGTTCGGCACCTTGTTCATTTTCGGCCTGATCGGCCTGCTGCTCAATCTGGTCAGCGACCTGACCTATCACTTCGTTGATCCCAGGATCGACTTTGAAGCGCGTTGA
- a CDS encoding type II toxin-antitoxin system MqsA family antitoxin, whose translation MNAQRFPEKKTKSARRTELGREVEAALKEVLAHVRGEIDLPCRLIDDPSAARIRSIRKRLKLSRERFAERFGLDVRAVQDWEQGRRVPERSARVLLTVIEREPDAVVRALAG comes from the coding sequence ATGAACGCGCAACGATTTCCTGAGAAAAAGACGAAATCGGCGAGGCGGACGGAATTGGGGCGCGAGGTTGAAGCCGCCCTGAAGGAAGTTTTGGCCCATGTGCGCGGCGAGATCGATTTGCCGTGCCGCTTGATCGACGATCCATCGGCGGCCCGGATCAGGAGCATCCGCAAGCGCCTGAAGCTAAGTCGCGAACGTTTCGCCGAACGTTTTGGTTTGGATGTGCGCGCGGTTCAGGATTGGGAGCAGGGACGCCGCGTGCCCGAACGCTCGGCCCGCGTTCTTTTGACCGTCATCGAGCGCGAACCAGATGCAGTCGTCAGGGCGCTGGCGGGGTGA
- a CDS encoding type II toxin-antitoxin system RelE/ParE family toxin: MEIFTTKTYERAIARLVSDSERRDMEAAIAASPMSAPVIPGTGGIRKLRWAGSGRGKRGGIRTIFFYHAGPETIYLLTAYSKAAQEDLSPADKKAWSKLVAGIKNEEQGK, translated from the coding sequence ATGGAAATTTTCACCACCAAGACTTACGAACGCGCCATCGCCAGGCTTGTTTCGGATTCCGAGCGCCGGGACATGGAAGCCGCCATCGCTGCTTCACCCATGTCGGCACCGGTCATTCCAGGAACGGGCGGTATCCGCAAATTGCGGTGGGCTGGTTCCGGGCGTGGCAAAAGAGGCGGCATCCGGACGATCTTTTTCTATCATGCTGGGCCGGAAACGATCTATTTGCTGACGGCCTACTCCAAGGCGGCGCAAGAGGACCTGTCACCCGCCGACAAGAAGGCATGGTCCAAATTGGTGGCTGGGATTAAAAATGAGGAGCAGGGCAAATGA
- a CDS encoding ABC transporter substrate-binding protein has protein sequence MKRLFVAMALLLPFSAQAQEVKPVHGIAMHGTVKYAPDFKHFDYVNPSAPKGGEARLAQIGTFDNLNPFIVKGIAPSYISLLFSTLLSNAADEPFSEYGYVAETIEMPPGREWVIFNLRQIARFHDGTPITADDVAFSFNTLKAKGAPFYRLYYAGVAKAEALGPLKVKFTFGKEANRELPLIIGQMPILSKAYWAKRDFEATTLEAPLGSGPYRVDSAEAGRSIVYKLDDKFWAKDLPVMKGLHNFGRIRIDFYRDATVALEALKAGEYDFRAENESKKWATEYKDAAPVKAGLMKVETLPNQRPVGMQGFVMNQRRPLFQDRRVREAMGLAFDFEWSNKNLFYGQYKRTESYFANSDLSAKGLPSAGELKLLEPFKDRLPPEVFTKEFKAPATNGDGNPRENLRAALVLLKEAGWVVKDRKLVNEKSGQPFAFEILLSSPAFERIALPYVENLKKLGIDASVRTLDTAQYKNRTDSFDFDMTVDVWGASESPGNELQDFYGSASADMRGSRNSIGLKNPAADAMIAKVISAPDRESLVDAVRALDRVLVWGHYVVPHWHIAYDRVAYWDKFGQPKIIPRQGVQFDAWWIDSAKAEALAKAKGGGK, from the coding sequence ATGAAACGTCTTTTTGTCGCGATGGCGCTGCTTTTGCCCTTCAGCGCCCAGGCTCAGGAGGTGAAGCCCGTCCACGGCATCGCCATGCACGGTACCGTGAAATACGCGCCCGACTTCAAGCACTTCGACTATGTGAATCCCAGTGCCCCCAAGGGCGGCGAGGCGCGTCTGGCCCAGATTGGCACCTTCGACAATCTCAATCCTTTCATCGTCAAGGGAATTGCGCCCTCCTATATCAGCCTGCTGTTTTCCACGCTTCTGTCCAACGCCGCCGACGAGCCTTTCAGCGAATATGGCTATGTGGCCGAGACGATAGAAATGCCTCCTGGGCGCGAATGGGTGATTTTCAATCTGCGCCAGATCGCCAGATTCCACGACGGCACGCCGATCACCGCCGATGACGTGGCGTTCAGCTTCAATACGCTGAAAGCCAAGGGCGCTCCCTTCTATCGCCTGTATTACGCAGGCGTCGCCAAGGCCGAAGCCCTGGGACCCTTGAAGGTAAAATTCACCTTCGGTAAAGAAGCCAACCGCGAACTGCCGCTGATCATCGGTCAGATGCCCATTTTGTCGAAGGCCTATTGGGCCAAGCGCGATTTCGAGGCAACGACGCTGGAGGCACCCCTGGGCAGCGGTCCTTACCGTGTGGACAGCGCCGAGGCCGGGCGCAGCATCGTCTATAAGCTGGACGACAAATTCTGGGCCAAGGATTTGCCGGTGATGAAGGGTTTGCACAATTTCGGGCGCATCCGCATCGATTTCTACCGCGACGCCACGGTGGCGCTGGAGGCCCTGAAGGCGGGCGAATATGATTTCAGGGCCGAGAACGAGTCGAAGAAATGGGCCACCGAATATAAGGACGCCGCCCCCGTGAAGGCGGGATTGATGAAGGTGGAAACCTTGCCCAACCAGCGCCCGGTGGGCATGCAGGGCTTCGTGATGAATCAGCGCCGCCCGCTTTTCCAAGACAGGCGGGTGCGAGAAGCGATGGGCCTAGCCTTCGATTTCGAATGGTCGAACAAGAATCTGTTCTATGGACAGTACAAGCGAACCGAAAGCTATTTCGCCAATTCCGACTTGTCGGCCAAGGGCCTGCCCAGCGCTGGCGAGTTGAAGTTGCTGGAGCCATTTAAGGACCGATTGCCGCCCGAGGTCTTCACCAAAGAGTTCAAGGCGCCCGCCACCAACGGCGACGGAAATCCGCGCGAGAATCTGCGCGCCGCCCTGGTCTTGCTGAAAGAGGCGGGCTGGGTGGTCAAGGACCGCAAGCTGGTGAACGAAAAAAGCGGCCAGCCCTTCGCCTTCGAGATTCTTCTAAGTTCGCCCGCTTTCGAACGCATCGCTTTGCCTTATGTCGAGAATTTGAAGAAGCTGGGCATCGACGCCTCGGTCCGCACGCTGGACACGGCGCAGTACAAGAACCGCACCGACAGCTTCGATTTCGACATGACGGTGGATGTCTGGGGTGCTTCGGAATCGCCCGGCAACGAGTTGCAAGACTTCTACGGCTCGGCCTCGGCGGACATGCGCGGCTCGCGCAATTCCATCGGCCTTAAGAATCCGGCTGCCGACGCGATGATCGCCAAGGTGATCTCGGCGCCCGACCGCGAAAGCCTTGTCGACGCGGTGCGGGCCTTGGACCGCGTGCTGGTTTGGGGCCATTACGTGGTGCCGCATTGGCACATCGCCTATGACCGCGTCGCCTATTGGGACAAGTTCGGCCAGCCTAAAATCATCCCGCGCCAGGGCGTCCAGTTCGACGCTTGGTGGATCGACAGCGCCAAAGCCGAAGCGTTGGCGAAGGCCAAGGGCGGGGGGAAGTAG
- the hisN gene encoding histidinol-phosphatase yields MREFEALAMRLADAAGAEILKYWRQPIDVDDKADDSPVTIADREAERVMRALINQTFPDHGILGEEFGNERLDASHVWVLDPVDGTRSFITGMPCFGTLIGLWSAGQPVLGVIDQPVAKERWLGLSGGGCTLNGKPVRVRPCPDLGKAALHSTGPEIFKADQLARFERLRQRVKLSRGSADCYAYALLATGFVDLVCEAGLKPFDYAAIVPVVEAAGGVVTDWQGQPLNLQSDGSILAAGDKQLHAQALEVLNS; encoded by the coding sequence ATGCGCGAATTCGAAGCTCTGGCGATGCGCCTGGCCGACGCTGCCGGAGCCGAGATTCTGAAATATTGGCGCCAGCCCATCGATGTCGACGACAAGGCCGACGACAGTCCGGTCACCATCGCCGACCGCGAGGCCGAGCGCGTCATGCGCGCCCTGATCAACCAAACCTTCCCCGACCACGGCATCCTGGGCGAGGAATTCGGCAACGAGCGATTGGACGCCAGCCATGTCTGGGTGCTGGACCCCGTGGACGGCACGCGCTCCTTCATTACCGGCATGCCCTGTTTCGGCACGCTGATTGGCTTGTGGTCGGCAGGCCAGCCCGTGCTGGGCGTGATCGACCAACCGGTCGCCAAGGAACGCTGGCTGGGCCTATCGGGCGGCGGCTGCACGCTGAATGGCAAGCCGGTGCGGGTACGGCCATGCCCCGACCTTGGCAAGGCCGCCCTGCACAGCACGGGGCCTGAAATCTTCAAGGCGGATCAACTGGCCCGTTTCGAGCGGTTGCGCCAGCGAGTGAAATTGTCGCGCGGCAGTGCCGATTGCTACGCCTATGCGCTGCTGGCCACCGGCTTTGTCGATCTGGTCTGCGAGGCCGGGCTGAAGCCCTTCGATTACGCCGCCATCGTGCCGGTGGTCGAAGCGGCGGGCGGCGTCGTGACCGACTGGCAAGGCCAGCCGCTCAATCTGCAATCCGATGGCAGCATCCTGGCGGCGGGAGACAAACAACTGCACGCCCAGGCCCTGGAGGTTTTGAATTCATGA
- a CDS encoding cytochrome c family protein, with product MGAVLFAVALNVLGDLLFAPAKPAPSVAVAPTPSVVAPPPEPAPAAAPAAEPAPAATPAPTAPAPVAEASPPPAQDVAAVASPLEAGKKVFSQCKACHTAEPGGKNLTGPNLAGVVGRARASVAGFKYSDAMAASKEAWSEAALDNYLTDPKKAIPGNKMTFKGLAKPEDRAAVIAYLKSAGAK from the coding sequence ATGGGCGCTGTCTTGTTCGCCGTGGCGCTGAATGTGCTGGGCGATCTGCTCTTTGCGCCAGCCAAGCCCGCCCCCTCTGTGGCGGTAGCGCCGACCCCTTCCGTGGTGGCCCCCCCACCCGAACCCGCGCCCGCAGCAGCGCCCGCAGCCGAACCGGCCCCAGCGGCCACTCCGGCCCCAACTGCTCCGGCCCCGGTCGCCGAAGCCTCGCCGCCGCCCGCCCAGGACGTGGCCGCCGTCGCCAGCCCGCTCGAGGCGGGAAAAAAGGTGTTTTCCCAATGCAAGGCCTGCCATACGGCTGAACCCGGCGGCAAGAATCTGACCGGTCCCAATCTGGCTGGCGTGGTCGGGCGGGCCAGGGCCTCGGTGGCGGGATTCAAATATTCCGACGCCATGGCCGCCAGCAAAGAAGCCTGGAGCGAAGCCGCCCTGGACAATTATCTGACCGACCCTAAAAAGGCGATCCCCGGCAACAAGATGACCTTCAAGGGGCTGGCCAAGCCCGAAGACCGCGCCGCCGTCATCGCCTATCTGAAATCGGCAGGGGCGAAATAA
- a CDS encoding 3-deoxy-manno-octulosonate cytidylyltransferase, which translates to MSNPIILIPARLKATRLPNKPLADIHGLPMIVHVWKRAMEAGIGPVVVAAAEAEIADAVTKAGGQAVLTDPDLPSGSDRIWAALNGVDPQGVHDVVVNLQGDLPAIDPKVIAASLLPLADGAVDIATLVAEIKTGEELGNPNVVKAALAFAPGASTARALYFSRAPIPSGAGPHWHHIGIYAYRRAALTRFVDLPVGLLEAREKLEQLRALENGMRIDAALVDTVPDGVDTPADLERARALLAKQS; encoded by the coding sequence ATGTCCAACCCCATCATCCTGATTCCCGCCCGCCTGAAGGCGACGAGGCTGCCCAACAAGCCCCTGGCCGACATCCACGGATTGCCCATGATCGTGCATGTCTGGAAGCGGGCGATGGAGGCTGGCATCGGCCCGGTGGTGGTGGCCGCCGCCGAAGCCGAAATCGCCGATGCCGTGACCAAGGCGGGGGGACAAGCGGTGCTGACCGATCCCGATCTGCCCTCGGGGTCGGATCGCATCTGGGCGGCGCTGAACGGCGTCGATCCGCAAGGCGTCCATGACGTGGTGGTCAATCTGCAAGGAGACCTGCCCGCCATCGACCCCAAGGTGATCGCCGCCAGCCTGCTGCCACTGGCCGATGGGGCCGTGGATATCGCCACCCTGGTGGCCGAGATCAAGACCGGCGAGGAGTTGGGCAACCCCAATGTGGTCAAGGCCGCCCTGGCCTTCGCGCCGGGGGCAAGTACCGCCCGCGCCCTTTATTTCAGCCGCGCCCCCATTCCCTCGGGCGCTGGCCCGCATTGGCATCATATCGGCATCTACGCCTATCGCCGCGCCGCGCTGACCCGTTTCGTCGATCTGCCGGTGGGCCTGCTGGAAGCCCGCGAGAAGCTGGAACAGTTGCGCGCCTTGGAAAACGGCATGCGCATCGACGCCGCCCTCGTTGACACGGTGCCGGACGGCGTCGATACTCCCGCCGATCTCGAGCGCGCCCGCGCCCTTCTTGCCAAACAGAGCTAG
- a CDS encoding prephenate dehydratase — MPTDAKRIAFQGIPGAYSNLACRIVYPKLEPVPCETFDDVFACVRDGKAELAMIPIENSVAGRVADIHHLLPDSGLHIIGEYFLRVNHQLLGVKGAKIEDIKTVRSHVHALGQCRKLIKQLGIKAVVAADTALAAHEVAEKGDKTVAAIASELAGETYGLEVLRSNIEDAEHNTTRFVIMARQPIAPDRRVGPVITTFVFKVRNVPAALYKALGGFATNAVNMTKLESYQVGGQFVATLFYVDVEGHPDDKGLRLALEELDFFTREVKIIGVYPAHPFRFENRLKAVED; from the coding sequence ATGCCGACTGACGCCAAACGCATCGCCTTCCAGGGCATTCCCGGGGCCTATTCAAATCTGGCCTGCCGGATCGTGTATCCCAAGCTGGAACCTGTGCCCTGCGAAACCTTTGACGACGTCTTTGCTTGCGTGCGCGACGGCAAGGCCGAACTTGCGATGATTCCGATTGAAAATTCGGTGGCCGGGCGCGTGGCCGACATCCATCATCTGCTGCCCGATTCCGGCCTGCACATCATCGGCGAATATTTCCTGCGCGTGAATCACCAGTTGCTGGGGGTCAAGGGCGCCAAAATCGAAGACATCAAGACCGTGCGCAGCCATGTGCATGCGCTGGGCCAGTGCCGCAAGCTGATCAAGCAATTGGGCATCAAGGCGGTGGTGGCCGCCGATACCGCGCTGGCCGCCCATGAAGTGGCCGAGAAGGGCGACAAAACGGTGGCCGCCATCGCTTCCGAACTGGCGGGCGAAACCTATGGGCTGGAAGTGCTGCGCTCGAACATCGAGGATGCGGAACACAACACCACCCGCTTCGTCATCATGGCGCGCCAGCCCATAGCCCCAGACCGCCGGGTTGGCCCGGTCATCACCACCTTCGTCTTCAAGGTGCGCAACGTGCCCGCGGCGCTTTACAAGGCGCTGGGCGGCTTCGCCACCAACGCCGTCAACATGACCAAGCTGGAAAGCTATCAGGTGGGCGGCCAGTTCGTGGCCACGCTGTTCTATGTGGATGTCGAGGGCCATCCCGACGACAAGGGCCTGCGCCTAGCCCTGGAGGAGCTGGACTTCTTCACCCGCGAGGTCAAGATCATCGGCGTCTATCCCGCCCACCCCTTCCGTTTCGAAAACCGCCTGAAGGCGGTTGAGGACTAG
- a CDS encoding trypsin-like peptidase domain-containing protein, with amino-acid sequence MPEHGIRSPYSQCPLQILMNDNQGVISTGTGFFYSYNDKNYLITNWHNISGKNFLTKEPNSAIRRFPTFLEVKLSAWLPGKNDTFTTISQRLEIYQNGEPIWLEHRELGNDCDVVAIEFSKPQNCPTFMHTAANKICSIKTPIKPGNPVFVLGFPRSISVAFGIPLWKSGYIASEPFYDVTIGGNQNAIGGMTDGKKLPAFFIDSQTREGMSGAPVFSAFTGTWSMTDPYEQLNIDDPTFWKRHDVALFETRMEFIGCYSARIGKEEEGAALGLCWRKDEIESICSAGKIGKHPHIS; translated from the coding sequence ATGCCCGAACATGGCATAAGAAGCCCTTACAGCCAATGCCCATTACAGATTCTCATGAATGACAATCAAGGTGTAATCTCTACAGGTACAGGGTTTTTCTACTCGTACAATGATAAGAATTATCTGATAACAAATTGGCATAATATATCGGGAAAAAACTTTCTAACTAAAGAGCCGAATTCAGCGATTAGGCGATTTCCAACCTTTCTGGAGGTGAAGTTATCAGCGTGGCTGCCGGGCAAAAACGATACCTTTACAACGATATCGCAGAGACTTGAAATTTACCAAAATGGTGAACCGATTTGGCTCGAGCATCGAGAGCTTGGTAATGACTGCGATGTGGTTGCCATTGAGTTCAGCAAGCCTCAAAATTGTCCAACATTCATGCACACTGCAGCTAACAAAATATGCTCCATAAAGACACCAATAAAACCCGGAAACCCTGTTTTTGTTTTGGGCTTTCCAAGGTCGATAAGCGTTGCCTTTGGCATTCCGCTCTGGAAGTCGGGATACATTGCCTCTGAGCCTTTTTATGACGTAACTATCGGAGGCAATCAAAATGCGATAGGGGGGATGACTGATGGAAAAAAGCTCCCAGCATTTTTCATAGATTCACAAACACGCGAGGGCATGTCAGGCGCTCCGGTGTTTTCAGCATTTACCGGAACTTGGTCCATGACAGACCCCTATGAACAATTAAATATTGATGACCCGACGTTTTGGAAACGGCATGATGTAGCCCTTTTTGAAACCAGAATGGAGTTTATCGGATGTTACAGTGCAAGAATTGGAAAGGAAGAGGAAGGCGCTGCGCTTGGGCTTTGCTGGAGAAAGGATGAAATAGAGAGTATTTGCTCCGCCGGGAAGATTGGGAAACACCCACACATTTCTTAA